The Hevea brasiliensis isolate MT/VB/25A 57/8 chromosome 9, ASM3005281v1, whole genome shotgun sequence nucleotide sequence TCCACTTCTTCATCTGTTTGTTTCATTCACAGAACATTTGAACTACAAAACTTAGACCTACCCGTGAAATTGGTTTCTCCATAGCATAATTGTGCGTTAGAAAGTAGTGGCATACCTTAGCCTTTGCCAGAGCAATGGTGACAACACTATAGAGTACATGAAACACTGCAAGCACAAATATGAAGATATGTAATTGGTTGACCCCAGATTGTGAAATCAATGCTACTTTTCCCTGCATCCACAAAACATATTTCATGTTGAATTAatttttaggtaattccaactaGATAGCCATTAAGTCTTTGTTGAATTGAATACTCCTTACATGTTTGGAACAATAATCATCTCCAGATGCTGGAGCCAGAACTCGGCGCCACATAGCATCTCCATCGTACCATAATAATTTTCTTCTATCATTGTCTTTACCATAATTATCTTTTTCATAATCATACTTGGCTCCATCTTTGCATGGAAGCATGATGTTGGCAGCTTTCTCAGGAATGCATATCTTAGAAATAGGTTTTGTACCTACTGTTATAAGTAGAGATATGAAGCCTAGCAGCATCAGTTCTGCATTGAATATGTCAAACCTCCAAATTAATACATACCTTCAAGTCTAGAAAACCAAGAAGAAGGAAATTTACCCAAAAAAACAGAAGTTTGTGATAGGGGAAGAGAGACCAGATTTAATCTTCTCTAGCGCCTCAGACATGGCTTTCTTTTGGCGCTTTTGAAACCACTGTCATCATGGAGAACCATACGGAAAAAAGTAATTTAGTTATCAGAAACAATTCTTGATTATAGATAAAGACATTTACTGATTAGTCTGGTGGCCAACAGGCCAAGGTAGAAGTGTGCACTTAGAAATTCTTATTATTGTACTAATGGCAGTAGGGCATGTCAactaacaaagttaatgaaatatgatgaaaaatacaacttttatttatttattttttttaaatgatcaaTTAAAATCACTAGAAATCACTAGAAATTTTTACCTGACTAAGGGAATGGATACCATGCTCAATAATGACAGAGATGATAACAAACACAGCACAAACAAGAGCAACAGCCCAAGTGGGAGTCTCCTTTAAAGAACGTTCACCATATCCTGCTCCACCCGCCATTACTTTTGCTTCACTTCTCCTCTCTCACTACAGGACTCAGCATCAAGTAGTAAAGCTTCAATATCCTGGATTGAAgcataattttctttaattacagCTGTATATATAAATGGAGGCCGGCGTTTGCACAGGCCAAAagcgaaaaaaaaattaattagttgttGAAAAGGAGTTTTTACTTGTTAATTTTTTGATTGTATATTTGTCATGGAAAATAGCAGCTAGGGTTTAAGCAATATGGAGAATGTGTCTCTAGACTTCCCAGTCATTTCTTGTTGTTTATTATTTAGCTCATGTGTGCTAAATTATCCTCCCTGTCTTCTTCCAATGGATTTTGTGCATGAAAATCATGGTTTAGCAGCAAGTGCGTGTCTGGTTTTGCTCGAGTTAACATCTTGGACTTGGTCTTTCAATTCCCAGGATGCACATAGCAATTTAATTATTGCTTGCTTGGTACTGGGCTACTTGGCCTTCCTCCAAGCAGCGTAAACCAAGAATTGGTGGCCAAAATTAAACCCCTCTTCCACAACAAGAGGAGAGCACAGTGATAACCTCAACTGCTCAACAACACAACCAATACTTGGGCTTAGCCCAATGTAACACTGAGGTTGGGCTAGACCTTGTAAAATTCTGAGCCTATGCCTTCCGAAGATCTCAGTCTCTCAAGCTATTGGTCTCCTCGAAGAAGAAGAACACTCAATCCCGCATACTGTAATCAACCAAGCATTTGGTGAGCCAGTTCTCCTTACTCCGCAGGATGACTGCTCTTTCAAGTCCTTTCCTTTTATTCACACCCCCTCAATCTCACTTCTTATCATCTGGTAATAatctttctcaatttttaatttttatttttaaatttgcaCTGGGTCTTTGCTTTCTTGTTTGATCAATGATCATCGTAAAACTTATAAGAAACTCATTTGTTCTCCTTCAAAATatgtaatttttattattattatttatttatttttgtgctCAAGGGAACTGGGTTCTGAATCAGCAATTGGAAAACCCAAGAATCCTCAATTATGTTGCTTCTTTTGCTTCTTATATTTAATCAACCTGATTTTGTATAAGACTTAATCTAATTAACTTGTGGATGTTGCTAATGGTAAAATGGAGATTAGTATAGAATAGCTCCAAGTTGATTGTCAAGGAAATGCCTTCACGTTGAagattgcccagagtgcaattttgtgctttttttttaatttaatttatggctgATTATAACTTGCACTGTTATAGGCTCTAGCCATTCATATTCTGCTTATGAATGCTGTTACCATTCTTAATATGATTCTGCCtttctaattatttaattattgccaAATATTCAATGTTAGGTTCTTCTTTGAAGCCAACTGACCAGAGACTTTTAACCATTAGCCCCTCTAATATCTTCAGCAAAGCAAAGTATACTGCCTATAATGGGTCACTTACCGTTCAAGCAAGGTACAATGTCATTGTctcatatatataatttgttttaTTCACTACCATTATTGCTGTGAAAAGAATCACCGATACAAATGGATATTCGGACAATCCTATGTTGAGTTAAAACATGAGAGTAATGATATTTCTTGATGAAAATATCATAGAATTTAATTTTCactattttccttttcttttctaattagaatttttctccTGTTGTGCATCATACATGGCGTGAAGTCTGTTCCTTTCTAGTattttcgttctttctttatttctttcaaatatttaaaagaagTTGCCATGCACATTCTTTAAATCTACTACTTGTTCttttttaggtttttttttttttttttttcccaatagATACTTGTTGCATTTGAAATCAGCTGGATTGTCATGAAGTTGTTTTTCACTTTCATTATTCTTCTATTGTtggtattataaattttatatgctTCTTATATCATCATATTAATGTCTTTCTTCCCATGCCAAagtcaaatcaataatttccacacatctcaactgtgttctttcttttttttttttttggttttgttTTTCCTTATGCAAGTACAGTGGTGATCAAGGAAGGCCAAATAGTGCAGGTATTTTCATAAGTGGATTCGTATTGGGAGGAATAGTGGTTGGAACATTGGGATGTGTGTATGCTCCACAGGTACTGCTTGATCATCTATCTGATAAATTGTAGTTGAATTTGCTATGTGTTAACTGTTAAGTAAGGCTTCTGTTTTACTAAGTTATTCATTGATGTTGATGGTGTATGTTCTCTTGAAGGCTATGCTTTTATATCATGGGAGTTGTACCTTGACTACTGCTATATATGATGCGTCATTTGCTG carries:
- the LOC110672871 gene encoding uncharacterized protein LOC110672871; translated protein: MTALSSPFLLFTPPQSHFLSSGSSLKPTDQRLLTISPSNIFSKAKYTAYNGSLTVQASGDQGRPNSAGIFISGFVLGGIVVGTLGCVYAPQISKALAGADRKDLMRKLPKFIYDEEKALEKTRKVLSEKIAQLSAAIDEVSAQLHTDDVSNGTAVNSDEIQTST